One segment of Triticum aestivum cultivar Chinese Spring chromosome 2A, IWGSC CS RefSeq v2.1, whole genome shotgun sequence DNA contains the following:
- the LOC123188873 gene encoding peroxidase 51 translates to MSPVVAALLALAVLAASANVCAAQLRRDHYAGVCPDVEAIVRGAVAKKFQQTFITVGATVHLFFHDCFVEGCDASVLIASTANNTAEKDSTANLSLAGDGFDTVIKAKAAVDAVPRCRNRVSCADILVMATRDAIALAGGPSYAVELGRLDGLSSTASSVPGKLAPPTSSLDQLTALFATNGLSQTDMIALSGGHTVGLAHCRTFAGRLRPTTDPTLSPRFAAQLQAWCPPNVDPRTAVPMDTVTPRAFDNQYFKNLQGGMGLLSSDQLLFTDSRSRPTVDAWARSGAAFDRAFVAAITKLGRVGVKTDASQGNIRHDCAAFN, encoded by the exons ATGAGTCCGGTCGTGGCGGCGCTCCTGGCTTTGGCGGTACTGGCCGCGAGCGCCAACGTGTGCGCGGCGCAGCTCCGGCGGGACCATTACGCCGGCGTGTGCCCCGACGTCGAAGCCATCGTCCGGGGCGCCGTCGCCAAGAAGTTCCAGCAGACCTTCATCACCGTCGGCGCCACCGTGCACCTcttcttccacgactgcttcgtcgAG GGGTGCGACGCGTCGGTGCTGATCGCGTCCACGGCCAACAACACGGCGGAGAAGGACAGCACTGCCAACCTATCGCTGGCCGGCGACGGCTTCGACACGGTGATCAAGGCCAAGGCGGCCGTCGACGCCGTGCCACGGTGCCGGAACCGGGTCTCCTGCGCCGACATACTAGTCATGGCCACCAGGGACGCCATTGCACTG GCCGGCGGGCCGTCGTACGCGGTGGAGCTGGGGCGGCTGGACGGGCTGAGCTCGACGGCGAGCAGCGTCCCCGGCAAGCTGGCCCCGCCAACGTCCAGCCTCGACCAGCTCACGGCGCTCTTCGCCACCAACGGGCTCTCGCAGACCGACATGATCGCACTCTCCG GAGGGCACACGGTGGGGCTGGCTCACTGCCGCACGTTCGCCGGGCGACTGCGGCCGACAACCGACCCGACGCTGAGCCCGCGGTTCGCAGCACAGCTGCAGGCGTGGTGCCCACCCAACGTGGACCCACGGACCGCCGTGCCCATGGACACAGTGACGCCGCGGGCATTTGACAACCAGTACTTCAAGAATCTTCAAGGGGGAATGGGCCTACTGAGCTCGGACCAGCTACTGTTCACCGACTCGAGGTCCAGGCCCACCGTTGACGCGTGGGCCCGGAGCGGTGCCGCGTTCGACCGGGCCTTCGTGGCGGCCATAACAAAGCTGGGCCGCGTGGGAGTCAAGACCGATGCGTCCCAGGGGAACATACGCCACGACTGTGCAGCCTTCAACTGA